CCCGCAGATTGGCGCAGCTGTTCCATAAATGCTGTGTTTGTTACTGGAAAAGGCGTACAGGCATGATAAATGGCATCTTTAGGTTCTTTAGCTATAAGCCAAAAGACCAAAGCAATAAAATCCTGTTCATGAATCCAACTAATGTACTGCTTTCCATTTCCTACCTTTCCTCCTAAACCCCATTTTGTCAAAAGATAAAGTTCTGAGAACATTCCTGTATCTTTTAAAAGTACCGGACTAACGCGAAGAATAACTTTCCGGGTAGAAGGCAATATAATGTCATGAACGGCATTTTCCCACTTCTGGGTTAAATATGCCAAAAAACCTGTACCATATTCTTGACCATCCTCATCATGAAAGCCACTTGGTGCATCTGAAAAGATAGAAATTCCCGAAAAGTTAATCCACAACTTTGGCGGATATTGCAATTGCTGAATAGCACTTCCGATAATCTGCGTAGGCAACAATCTGGATTTTTCCAAAATGGCTTTATTCCCGTCGGTAAATCTCCTGTCAATACGTTGCCCCGAAAGATTGATGATGACATCGGCTCTTTCTATATGCTTTATCCAAGTGCCTATCGTTTCGCCATCCCAAAACACATATTGCAAACCATTATTCGATTCAGCGTTCCTTTGACGCGTCAAAATCAGAACTTCATCTCCTCTATTTAGAAAGGCTTCACTCAATAGAACACCTAAATTTCCGGTACCACCCGCCAATACGACCTTTGCCATAATATTATAAACTGATTTTGATTCCGAAATGATCAGACAAAGCTGTTTTAGCTGCATGGTAACCGCACATTCCGTGTACACCACCTCCCGGAGGCGTGGAAGAAGAACAGATATAAATCTTTTGATGAGATGTTTTGTATGGTGAAACCCTTAAGGCAGGCCGGGTATATAATTGCGAAATATCAATAATTCCTCCGTTAATATCCCCACCTATATAATTCGGATTATACGCTTCCATCTGCGCAGTATTCATCACATTCCTGGCAAGAACACGATCTTTGAACCCCGGTGCAAAACGTTCTACCTGATTTTCGATAGCATCGGTCATATCTACCGTAGAACCGTTTGGAACATGGCAATATCCCCAAACCGTATGTTTTCCTTCCGGAGCCCTGGTAGCATCAAACATGCTTTGCTGCGCAAGTAGCACAAAAGGTTTTTGCGAATGGCGACCTTCTGAAGCCGTTCTTTCCGAATGTGCTATTTCTGCATAGGTGTTTCCCAAATGCACCGTTGCAGCTTTGCTACAAATTTCTGATTTGAACGGAACTGATCCATCCAATGCCCAATCCACCTTAAACACGCCCATTCCATGACGGTACTTTTCCAGCTGCCATTTATATATTGGCGAAAGTTCTTCGCCTGCAATTTTAAGCAATTGTCTAGGTGTAAGGTCAAATAATACGATTTTATGCGGAGGGAGCTCGCCTAAATGTTCAATCATCTGCCCTGTTTGAATCTCCCCTCCCAAAGCGGTAAAATAGGCTCCCAATGCATTCGCTATAGACTGTGAACCTCCTTTTGGAATTGGCCATCCATATTTATGGCCTACGGCAGACAACATCAATCCAATAGCGGCAGATGCCCAATTATCTAAAGGCTGAATAGCGTGGGCAGACATTCCTCCCCATAATCCTTTCGCCTTCTGGGTCTGAAATTTCTTTGCAATAGTATCGGCAGATCTGATTGCATTTAATCCAAACTTTGCTAATAACAATGGATGAGATGGCACACTTAACGGCCCCATAGTGTCCTTCGCTATTTCTTCCCAATGTGTCACCAATGGCTGAATAAGCTTGAGATATATTGCTTTATCTACACCTAAAGACGTTGCCGTTTCTTCTATAGATTTCGATAAAAAAGCAGTCGTCCCGTCATCAAAAGGATGTGCCGCAGCTAAAGGTGCCTGTATAAACTCCAAACCATATTCTTGCAAAGGCAAAGTAGCAAAAAACGGCGAACCCATAGCCATAGGATGAATTGCAGAACATACATCATGCTTAAATCCCGGCAATGTAAGCTCTTGTGTCCGCATACCGCCTCCAATGGTGTCTTTCCCTTCTATTAAAAGTACCGAAAGTCCTTCCTTTTGCAAGGTTATCGCTGACGAAAGTCCATTTGGGCCAGAGCCCACCACCACTGCATCATATTGTCTGTTTGTCATTGTTTTTGATTATGTAATAAGCTAAAAGACTAATTATACGCTCCTGCACTTAAACTACTTTTAGAGAGTTCGTAATTACGTTGTACCCTATTTAAAACAACATAAATAGAATCATTTGTTTCATTAACTCCACGTAATATCACCTTATTACCGTCTGTAGTTTCATAATGCAAGGTCATGCGTTTTCTTTTCACATCCTTTGCTCTTTCTTCCTTAATTCCTTTAAACCTTCTGGTAGTTAATGCAATCTTGTTAATACCATTATATTCCTGTTCTACCGTAAGGAAATTAGGGTCTTTTTTATTTATAGTTGATTTCTTGGACTTTCCTCTGTTTCTTCTGTCTGATCTTGCAGATGCAGTATTTTTATCTTGTAGATGTAATACATGGTTCACGGTGTCTGCTTCATAGTAGAACACCCTTTGTCCTCCGCCTGTACCAGTCAATTCAAAAGTCCTGTTGATATCACGCATCGGCGAACCTCCTCCATTAGAAAGATCTAAGACTATTGGTTTGTTTACTTTAAAAGTCAGAGTTGTCCAATTCTCGAAAGTTGCCTGTTGCCATCTTACGGTATCTAACGGCGAATAAAGTATTGTTTCGTTGTTGATTTTGAACTCTGCCACATCATAATTTCCTCTCAATTGTTTTAAACCGGCCATAGCAGGTTGCTTGTAAGGATCATACAAAAAATTAAGAAGCTGCACATAGGCCAATAATACTAAAAAGATAAATATAGACAAGGATTTCAGGCCAATTCTGGTGTACTGAAGCCATTTCTGAGAAAAGGAAGGATAATAATGTACCGGTACCGTAAATTTCTCCAGAATAAGTAAGTTATACAGCTTGGGAATATCGTATATAATTAAAAAAGCTGCATAAAGTACAAAGTAAGAACTGTAAACGTGTACTCCACCATCGTAAGAGAAATTCACAAAAACAATAGATCCCAATGCACCGAATAATAGCACTGCGCCCAAAGTAGTTGTCCTTCTGAAGAATAAAAGTGCACCGGCAGCAACCTCTACAATACCTGCAAATATTTGGTACCACGGAACAATCCCGATAGATAACCAATAGATTTTTTGTGCTGTAAAATCTCCAAAATCTGTATTTAAAAGTCCTAGTGATGGATAAGGCATTTGAACAGGCAATAATTTAGTGAAACCGAAACCAATTATTCCTATTCCTGCCCGATACCTTACAATTACCCTTAACCAATAATAGAGTATGTTGTATTCTTTTCGCTTTCTATCAAAAACAGACCATACAATGGCTCCCAGGGTAGCAACCAGAAAAAAGGCAATCCATTCGCCGTAACCGTAAAGTATTCCCTTTGGTGCCAGCCCCCAGCTTGGAGAGAATCTGGCTATATCATAGATATCTCTATAATGAACACTGAACCAGTTGATGGCAAAGAGACTTTTATACCATCTGAAATCCCAAGGAATAGACATCACAATGAAAAATATGAATGCTATCCTAAACAAGAATATTTGCCAACCTTTCCATGGTTGGAATGCTTCTTCTGAAGTAATGTTATTGTGTGTTGGTATTGTAGACATAAAACATATTTTTATAGGATTAAAGTACTAGCTTCCCTCTGCGACCTATTTCTGCTTCTTTTAACAAATATTTTTTATTGATTTTCTGAAGCACGACCTTTATGGAATCATGCGTTTCATTTAGGCCTTGCAGAACAAGGGTAGAATCGTTCAATCTGGTATAATATAGCGATAGCACTTCTCCTGCGTAACGCTTGTTTTTATTGTAGAGTGTTAATTTTTTAACAGTGCTATCCACTTCGTAACGATAATAATGTCTACCTCCAGAGCCAGACAACTCATAATTTCTATCAGTATCTTCCATTATAATCTCTTCTGTTATAGACGATTCTATTTTAACTGGTCTTTTAGATCTGATACTGATGGTATTCCATTTTTCGAAGACCACATCTTTCCACCTAATAGGATCTGTTGTTGAATAAGGATGTTTTACTCCGTTTAACTCAAACTCGCTTACATTATACAATCCGCTAATTCCGGCGATACCAATAGCGGTTGGATAATGGTAATTCCCTTTTTTATAGGAAGAATACGTTTTGTAGCCATATAAAAACACAAAAAAGAATAGGAATACCATCTTTACAACTATTCTGATGCTATTATTTTTGGATGAAAACTGTGGTTTAAATCTGTTGGGTTCTGTTGGTCGTTCCAAGCCGATCAGATTATAAAGTCGTACGGCATCATATTGAAATATGAACAACGCAATAACGATGAGATAGAAACTGTACACATACTCACCTCCTTCGTAGGCCAAATTGGAAATGAAAACATTGCCCGTAAAAACAATTATTAGAAATGCACCAATGCTTGCAGTCTTCCTATTGAATAGCAACAATCCCGTCAGAACTTCTACTCCGCCTAAAAAAGATTGATAATTAGGTACTATACCTAAACTTAATGAGAAGATTTTCCAGGCAGAGATATCGCCGTAATTGGTATTTAAGCTACTTAGTGAGGGATATGGAGATTGCAAAGGGAACAATTTTATCATTCCGTATCCTATTACGCCTATAGCCAAACGATAACGGAGAATAACACGCAACCAATAATACAAATTGTTGTATTCTTTCTTTTCTTTGTCGAAAAAAGACCAAATAACGGTTCCAATTAATGCCAAAACTGCTATAATCCCCCAGTTAGCGAAGGTTTGATTTTCTGGAAAAAATTGTGGCGAATATTTGCTAAGGTTAAAGATATCATCAAAGCCTAAATTTAGCCAGTTAATAGAAAATACCTGCTGATAATATTTCCAATCCAGAGGCACCGCTTGCAAAATAAAATAGATAAAGAGGAAACGGAAAAGCACTTTTTCGTATTCCTTCCAAGAGGCATAAGATGAAGATTGTAGATTAGCCATTTTTTGTTTTGTTTATGGATGTACCAATTCCGTCTGTATCATTATGGGAACAGACGGAATTTATTCTTCTATTTTTTGGTTTTGATTACTGTTCTATGCTTAAGATCGTATTTCTGACCTTCGCTGAGGAAGAAGAAAGGCCCCGAAGAGGCAGTATAATCTTCTTTGCCATTTACTACGTGTCCTTCGCCATTACCTATAATGTTGTTGTAATCATAAATAGCTACATAAGATTTCCCTACAACCTCTAACGTATCTTTCTGCACTACGACAGCTGTAGCTTCATCCAGACCTACACCTATTAGTTTTGGAGCGTTTTTAATTGCTTCTATCAGATCAAACTGCCTGTTTCTCTTTAAAAGATGCTGATCTATAACTGAGTTTTTAAGAAATCCCAAACCTTGCGTGTGGTCTCCTACCAATATCTCGGAACCTGCCGTATCTCCTCTCCATAAGAAAGACCCCTGAATACTTGCTCCGGCAGAACTTCCAGCTATAACACCACCTCTGTTTAATACATCAAAAAATGCCTGATGCGTTAATGTATTCAAATAAGAGTCGGCTATTTTCCATTGCCTACCGCCAATAAAATATACACCCGTTGCTTGTTTTAAAGGCTTGATAAATTTTTCACTATTGGCTTCGCTCAAGTTAGTGGTATGTAAAATGCTAATCTTTTTAACCCCTGTGATTCTTTTAATTTCATCGGCATGTTTAGGACTAAGTGCCAACGAATCTCCTGCTGCAGCTGTTAAAACTACAATATTGGCTTTTTCCTTCCCTCCTGCCAGCTCTATAAATTTGTTCCATATAGCAGGGGTTTCGCCAACATTGCCGCCAATAATAATGAGCGAGCCTTTTTCCGGTCCGTGTTGAGTTTCAGAATTGGTATTGACTTTTATTGGGGTTTGTGAAAACCCTTTTAATACCGTTACTAATAACGTGATATATAGTATGCTCTTTATCATGACTTTTTATTTATTTGATAAAGTGGGATTTGACCTTTTTTTTCCTTCGTGAATAAGCGATCTATTTTTAAGATCATATTTCTGACCTTCGCTTAAAAAGATAAACGGGGATGAAGACTTATTAGGAGCTTCTTTATTATCGCTGTTTACTATTGTATTATAGTCGTAAATTACGGCATATGATTTACCTACAACTTCCAATGTATCTCGTTGTACAACTATCGAGGTAGCTTCGTCTAAACCTATACCAATTAAATCGGGCGATTTCTCGATAAAATCAACAAGGTCAAATTGTCTGTTGCGTTTTAGTAAATGTTGATCTATTGCAGAATTTTTAAGAAAGCCCAATCCTTGTGTATGGTCGCCTATTAAAATATGAGGCCCTTTTGTATCTCCTCTCCATAGAAAAGAACCTTGAATGCTTGCTCCGGCAGAACTTCCTATAATCACTCCACCACGATTCAGTACGTCCCAGAAAGCCTGGTGTGTAAGTGTATTCAGATAAGAGTCTGCTATTCTCCATTGTCTTCCACCATCAAAGAAGACACCTGTTGCATTTTTCAATGGTTCAATAAATTTCTCGCTATTGGCTTCCGCCAAATTATTGGTATGCAGAATAGAAACTTTACTTATTCCCAACTCCTTCTTTATACGTTCTGCCGTTCTAGTATTATAAGCGGCAGAATCTCCTACGGCCGCGGTAATTACCACAATGTTCGCTCTCTCTTTACCACCGGCAAGTTCTAGAAATCGCTTCCATATTGCAGGTGTGCTTCCGCCACCTCCAATAATAATAAGCGAGCCTTTTTCTGGTCCGTGTCTGGTAATGGACTGCTCGTTAATTTTAATTGGAGTTTGGGCCAACGCAACTTGTACCATTACACCCAACAATAGTGTTAAAATATTCCGTCTCATAATTGATTGTGATTAGTAACCATGATTTTGTTCTAGTTCTGGATCTTTGATGATCTCTGCAAAAGGAATAGGAAAAATCCAGAAATCCGGATCCTTCAAATTAGGATTTACTGCACCGAAAACAGCTGCTGCCCTTCCTGTACGAACGATGTCTATAAATCGGTGCCCTTCAAAAGCCAGCTCGTATCTTCTTTCTTTCTCTATTGCTGACAGAATATCATCTTTTTGCAAGCTGTTAGAGAAGGTTAGTAGGGACACATCTGCCCTGCCTTTAATTAAATTGAGGTCTTCAACAGCACCAAGAAAATCTGGAACGGTTTTCTTTACCCTTGCTTCTGCTCTTATCAAGTACTGTTCAGCAATTCTCAAGATAAAAATAGAGCTGCTTCCATCTTGGTTTCCATACAAAATCAAATCATAAACGCCCTGTGGAGTTTGGAAAAGCAGGCTTTTTCTCGAACCTCCAAG
This genomic interval from Pseudopedobacter saltans DSM 12145 contains the following:
- a CDS encoding cyanophycinase, encoding MRRNILTLLLGVMVQVALAQTPIKINEQSITRHGPEKGSLIIIGGGGSTPAIWKRFLELAGGKERANIVVITAAVGDSAAYNTRTAERIKKELGISKVSILHTNNLAEANSEKFIEPLKNATGVFFDGGRQWRIADSYLNTLTHQAFWDVLNRGGVIIGSSAGASIQGSFLWRGDTKGPHILIGDHTQGLGFLKNSAIDQHLLKRNRQFDLVDFIEKSPDLIGIGLDEATSIVVQRDTLEVVGKSYAVIYDYNTIVNSDNKEAPNKSSSPFIFLSEGQKYDLKNRSLIHEGKKRSNPTLSNK
- a CDS encoding TIGR01777 family oxidoreductase — its product is MAKVVLAGGTGNLGVLLSEAFLNRGDEVLILTRQRNAESNNGLQYVFWDGETIGTWIKHIERADVIINLSGQRIDRRFTDGNKAILEKSRLLPTQIIGSAIQQLQYPPKLWINFSGISIFSDAPSGFHDEDGQEYGTGFLAYLTQKWENAVHDIILPSTRKVILRVSPVLLKDTGMFSELYLLTKWGLGGKVGNGKQYISWIHEQDFIALVFWLIAKEPKDAIYHACTPFPVTNTAFMEQLRQSAGVGLGIPIPAIFARVGALIKGVDASLLLSSTQATTKKTIVEGFKFKYPSIQQAFSQLIK
- a CDS encoding cyanophycinase — translated: MIKSILYITLLVTVLKGFSQTPIKVNTNSETQHGPEKGSLIIIGGNVGETPAIWNKFIELAGGKEKANIVVLTAAAGDSLALSPKHADEIKRITGVKKISILHTTNLSEANSEKFIKPLKQATGVYFIGGRQWKIADSYLNTLTHQAFFDVLNRGGVIAGSSAGASIQGSFLWRGDTAGSEILVGDHTQGLGFLKNSVIDQHLLKRNRQFDLIEAIKNAPKLIGVGLDEATAVVVQKDTLEVVGKSYVAIYDYNNIIGNGEGHVVNGKEDYTASSGPFFFLSEGQKYDLKHRTVIKTKK
- a CDS encoding phytoene desaturase family protein; the protein is MTNRQYDAVVVGSGPNGLSSAITLQKEGLSVLLIEGKDTIGGGMRTQELTLPGFKHDVCSAIHPMAMGSPFFATLPLQEYGLEFIQAPLAAAHPFDDGTTAFLSKSIEETATSLGVDKAIYLKLIQPLVTHWEEIAKDTMGPLSVPSHPLLLAKFGLNAIRSADTIAKKFQTQKAKGLWGGMSAHAIQPLDNWASAAIGLMLSAVGHKYGWPIPKGGSQSIANALGAYFTALGGEIQTGQMIEHLGELPPHKIVLFDLTPRQLLKIAGEELSPIYKWQLEKYRHGMGVFKVDWALDGSVPFKSEICSKAATVHLGNTYAEIAHSERTASEGRHSQKPFVLLAQQSMFDATRAPEGKHTVWGYCHVPNGSTVDMTDAIENQVERFAPGFKDRVLARNVMNTAQMEAYNPNYIGGDINGGIIDISQLYTRPALRVSPYKTSHQKIYICSSSTPPGGGVHGMCGYHAAKTALSDHFGIKISL